GGACGGAAACGGGCGTCTGgttacattgacaatcccagaaagtcggtaccctcaggtaatatggactgatctatgcaccctcatagactgcgagtcagcggggaATGGAAAGGAGTTTAGGGTGGAGTCTCTTGATTATTACCAAGGGGGGGTGATTACCGAAAAGGGGGGTTGGCTGAAAAGGGTGTGCCATTTGCTCAGTCGCAGATGGGCACCACCGGTcgtatccattcaccagattagtggaaattccccctcaacgtgcaaggctggaacttgtcaccccgtatacatcaccgtaaaacacacggcctggaccGAGGCAGGCAATCAGCGTTGTTCACTAAGAAATGAAATGTTCGGGGTAAAAATAAAAAATAGCGGGACTAAATGCTGCTTCCGTTTTTCAATAGACCAGTGGgcaactcccactaatggaacCGGGAACGACAAGATGGAGGAAGGACAGGGAGttaaaataattgaagtaaaagatttagagaaagcctttgagatagaaaccggctatgaggaacagaatgcgtggattgagtgggtgaggtattcggcccagacgctgaagaaagacaattgttatgcttgtgcatcaggtagaccacaggcccatctggagccctttccaatggggtggaaagaaaatagagggagcacggaatgcatgatggccttgtaccaagatgagaacgcctggggcaacaggacctgcactgccctatctctgatgtttcctcctgttaagcagaaacaatcagcaaaccctccctcctccttggttaccgtgacgcatcataaatcgtgtctaagtcgttctgatacgggactaagtaaagatatgggaggaCTCAAGACGTGTCTTGAGACtgagaacgtgaccacccagggcaattactcatcactaaaaataccacgtgcagatatatggtggtattgtGGAGGAAAAATcctaagacccactctacccccccaatggaaagggacatgcgcattagttcagctagccataccgttcagtatagcctatgaaagacaaaaGGAGAAGGGAAGTGTTGAAGGGAAACGATCTAAAcgaagcatacccacctcatttgatgaatgtttgggaaatggaaagggttaattgtatccatcctcacctctATTATCGTAGTAATAGGAGCATTGGTGGCAATAGGCTGTTGCAGCATCCCGTGcataagaggcttggtgcagaggctcatcgaaacagccttgaccaagcaaaTGCCCCTGGGTCAGGATACcatttgcctactagaaagagggaagactgaaggagaggacgaccccatagaaagagaggttgagaggatgttggacagtTTTGGGGAAGGCTAGAAGGGGCGACATAGTGTAAAAAGCAAtaagagtaaaaagaaaaaaagggggaattatgagaaatgagcaatttatgttgttttcacatgaataactctggttcacaaataagatgtcaacaatagtgcttgatgggaaataagatgtcaagtggagttttgtgtaagctgcagtgctcaagttgttgtaactgtgtacgtgactgaccttcgggaatgAACAGGATTTACAATAACAGGATGCAGGTGCAGACGGGGCCTCATCCTACATCATTTTAATTGACGgttcaaggatgtaccaggagctaacagaaaccactgctaggcgaagcaagggggaagccaaaatgaacataacaagtccaaataaggaatcactgataaggaaactgccatcggggcagagagtggggcgtgtttctcagagattgtatataAAAAACAATGCTGTGTTAATTCTGTGTGTCTGCTAATGTTGACaagcggcacccgttcttgcaagatcgattgaataaaatacttcttcagaatttggctaagtgtaaattatcaaatgagcggtgtttctcacaggcccatcaagtctgagagagcaccctataataataatctttaatattgtcacaagcaggcttacattaacactgcaatgaagttactctgaaaattccctagtcgccacactgcgacgcctgttcaggttcactgagggagaattcagaatgtccaattcatctaacaagcacgtatttcgggatgtgtgggaggaaaccggagaacccagagaaaacccatgcaacactgggagaacgtgcatacttcgcacagacagtgacccaagccaggcatcgaaccggggaccttggcGCAGCCCTACACAGAACCACTCCCCTATGCGCACAcagaggggaaatttatcatggccaatccacataatctgcacatctttggacagtgggaagaaactggagcaccgtagggaacccacacagacacggggggggggggggacacatgtAAACGCCACAcaggcacccaaggccagaattgaaccgggtccctggcgctgtgagtcagctgtgctaaccactgtgctgccctctgtccACGACATTCTGGTCCGAGATTGGCGCGCACGGGTCTGCCACAGGctggccccgcccctcattcactccgattggttggaggacctgcCGCGCCCACGCGGCCCTCCAGCGTCGCCCCTCGTCCTATTGGTCCGTCATTCGGGCAGCGggaactggagcatgcgcagtacgGATGCTGTCTCAGTGTCCAAACTCACGGCTGGTCAGAAATAAGCGGATAAGCTGGAGGAGGGAATGGAGCTGGTGGTGGGCTGAAAGGCTTCAGAAACGCCCGGTGTAGGCCCTTAATATCCCAATAAAGTATTCCACGTTCAGAGTTTGAACCGGCAGCAGTTGCTCGGGCTTCATAAAGGTGTTAGGCCCGTGTTAACTACGCACGCGCAAATCGTTCAGGAGATCCGGCCTAAGCCCCGCCCCTTATTCACGCCCATTGGTTGGAGGACGTGGCGCTGCGGTTGGGTCCTCCAGTCCAAATCCCTCTTCCTATTggcccggagctgccgtcaatcaccctggcattgtgaggtcagaggtgggcggggaggattcacaaacaccccctGGAGGCCCCAAgatccattgattttattgtcagtctgcagacaggagctggagaacaacccaggcagaggagagggagggagaaaactgggagtggaggaaagagatggtgagatgggtttggatttcagcccaggaaggagggagagtgtgtgggatggggatttacagATTTCCTTGCAGCTCTCACACTTtattctgttttaaatcaattccACAGGGTATTAAGAGAGGATTTGCAGTCAGATGTCTCACAGAAATCGAACATCATTTCTAGATCTGACAATTTATTGTAAGCTGATTGTCATCGGAATTTGAACATGGAGCCAGAAAGCAACATTCACAAGAGTGAGAAACCCTACATATGTtcagtgtgtggacgaggcttcagtcATTCATCCGGCCTGTCGAGACACAAGCGCAGCCACACCTtggggaaaccatggaaatgtggagactgtgagaAGGAATTCAATTACCCAtcggagctggaaactcatcgccgcagtcacactggagagaggccattctcgtgctccatgtgtgggaagggattcactgcgtTATTCATCCTTCAGTCACACCAGCGAATACACActgaggagaagccattcagctgctcATTCTGTGGAAAGGATTTCAGGCAGTCATCGGCCCTCACTGTgcaccagcgaggtcacactggggagagaccatttatctgctccctgtgtgggaaagGGTTCACTCATTCATCTGTATTACTGAaacaccggcgaattcacactggggagaggcctttcaaatgctccatgtgtgggaagggattcatacagtcatcccaactgctgacacaccagcgaattcacactggggagaggccattcacttgctccctgtgcgggaagggattcactcagttagccAACCTGCTGACACATGAGCGAGTGCACAAATGACATTGGAACTCACTGTCTCAGAAGGCGGTGGAAACAGGATCGGTAAATATTTTTACGGCGGAGGTacatagattcttgttgggcaagggaatcaaagattatcaGGGCTatatggggaatgtggaactcaacacaaacagatcagccatgatcttattgaatggctgagcaggctcgaggggctgaatggctactTCTATTTAGTATGTTCTGATGAGTTGTTTATTTAATTTATCACAATCATTTATTAACTGGGCATTATTCAATTTGAgtttctaaatatatattttttgaaaatttagagtacccaattaattttttccaattaaggggcaatttaacgtgttcaatccaccaaccttgcacatctttgggttgtgggggtgaaacccacgcaaacacggagagaatgtgcaaactccacattgacagtgacccagagccgggattgaacctgggacctcggcaccgtgagactgcagtgctaccattgcgccaccgtgctgccctttgagttTCTAAATTAACAGATTCGGACAAGTCAATTTATGGGCTCTTGGACAGAGTCAAATAGATTCTTTGTGTCTTTTTTAAACAGCTGATGATGTTTCCAGGGCCACAGGTATTGCAGCAAGTGATCGAGAGGTTTGTACAATGCAAAACTTTTCTACAGACGTCAAACATCACAATACAGTGACAGTTTGAACTAAAGACTTTGGTTATCAAATACTTGGCCTAAACCATTCGGACCATTGTTAGCTTCTGAGACAAGGTCCTTGaacatgggagatatggaagtgccCTCTAAAGTGAGTGCAGACTTGGGTAGAATTGTTTCTGAAATTAGAATTGAGAAAATAAATTGATTGAGTTGTTCTTTCAAAGCACTCGAGCGCCAACAAAACCTAATGGGGAAAAAAGGTTCCTGGGTATCAAAAAGAGTTTATTTGGGGAGAAATAAATTGAACAGGAACAAAAACACTGTTACTTAAATTTGGGATCGATTTGAAATGTTGGACACTATAATAGGTTAAAGTGAAGAACAAACATAAAATATATTAATTCCTGGAATCCGATGGGAATGTTTAAATCTGACAGATATTATGAGAATATTGTATTGGACAGTATAATTCACCCTGGGTGTAATTCAATGTCACAGCTTAATCAGGTATTAATGTACATTCTAGTGAAGGGAACTTGTAAATTAGACAAATAAATTAACAGCTTCTCTTGGACATGTTTGTATTATTGCTTTTGGACATTTGTTTTGAAGGAAACTGCATTTGTTAGTCTGGCCACAAACCAAGTCATCAGGACAATGCAGGTCAGCAAAGATGTGGAGACAGACACCATTTGATCCTTTCATAGGGACctgaaagtctaggaatggttggtaTCGGATGGAGTGTGTGGCATGATGTTGGGAAGCCagtgtgcagatatagggcagcacgatggcgcagtgggtcagcactgcgGCCTGAAGGGAACCATCTATTTCTGATCGGTAAAAGGGTCATTGATTTAGCTATTTGAATGTAAATACAAAAAGCCCATGTCAAAATTCACTTTTAAAACTGAATTCCATCATAAGACTGCAAACACAATTTCAGATTATAAAGCATACAGCTTGCAATAATGAAGGCAGGGATATGAAACATTTACAAAATCCACAGTCTAACTCAAAGCGAATGAAACAATTCAATGAAGGTCACAATAAGTTAACATGGATAAAATGAATCTGCCATTGTCCAAAATGTGAAAAAGTATAGCAGTCAGCAAAAAAACAGTAGAAaccagagctgattaaaagtgTAAATCACATTCCAATACACAACAAACATCTAAAGATGCAACATGTTCACAGCTATGTTGCATATTGATGATGGACAACTAACCCATCCAACCAAATGTATTTGAGACTCATCCAAGTCAATCAGCACATTACAGGGGTAGGGatagatggagtcagactgataacattttccttaaagatagaggtccgggcagccattttcattCTAGAATCACTCTATACTATTTTGCCTAGCTGTCTACTATCTTTATTTTGTATTTTCATATTTCTATTCTAACTCTTAAGTCCGCGCAAGCTGTTTGCTtcgagcaagaaaccattactgtattttgaaaattCAATTTGTTTGTCAACCACTAAGTTAATTATATCTCTTAAAAGCCTTCTGCAGggccttttaaaaaaattaatacagagtacccaatgcatttttcaaattaaggggcaatttagtgtggccaatccacctaccttgcacatctttgggttgtgggggtgaaacccacgcaaacacggggagaatgtgcaaacttcacatggacagtgacccagagccgggatcgaacctaggaccttggcgctgCAAAGAggcagtgctagccaccatgctgcccctgcagGGGCTTTCTGAGAACATTTGATTtataaccacaagaagatttcaaactctcatTTATAATCAATAGGTACAATAAAATATTTCATTTCGCACCCGAGACGTgtagcttaaatttctactgagttaaagtgtatacgagactacacttaaaccgcatggtagatttcaacaggcctcacggcgccgaggtcccaggttcgatcctggctctgggtcactgtccgtgtggagtttacacattctccccgtgtttgtgtggattcgccaccacaacccaaagatgtgcagggtaggtggattggccacgctaaattgccccttaattggcaaaaatgaattgggttctctaaaataaataaataaaatttaaaaatgtgTGTGTTCAGAAATGATTTGTTCTGAGTGGAGTAACTAACATGTGGAAGTGCACGGTGAACCTATACTGAAGACCAGGTCCCGGACTTGCTCAGCAACTGGACAACAGGTCAGGCAGTGGTTAACGGTGGCGAGAAGTGTTTGACACTTTTGAAAAGACACTAATACATGCTCCATGGAGAAACTAAATTTGAAAATATCGAGAAAGTGGTCAGACGGAGAGAAATTAAAGGAAAAGGGATTTGGATTTGGGCAATTGAAGAAATTCTTTCCAAGAATTATCCACAAGTTGGATACAGGTGAAGGGAGAGCTCGAGAATCTTTTTAAGTCCATGAATCATCTGTTGCTTTAATTGCTTGTAACTATTTAGCGAACACTCGCGGCAAAAGGATAGTGAATATCATTGAACAATGTGACCTGTAGGTGGGGAGCACCAATCCACATCAATAGTGATCACATTTTGCAGGACAGCTGACGGCTCGAGGGTTTGTGTTGTTGATTCTGACCATTCTAGTAGCTTTCATGTCTTACTGTGGTGTATCATCAAGAAATTAGGCAAACCAGCTCCAGTGTTGAAAtcagttgtttttaaaaaaatatatattttattaaagttttcaaacagaatttttccgctttacaaatcaacataaaaacaaCACAAtagctgataaataacattatttaaatcaaATAATGAACTAACAAAGTCACAAAAAATAGTgcttcccgcctccccccccccccccccccccccccaccccccaccccccccccccccccccgccgggctgctgctgctgacgatctattttcccttaacgttccgcgagatagtcaaggaacggttgccaccgcctggagaacccctgagccgatcctctcagcgcaaatttcatttgttccagttttatgaaccctgccatatcgtttctccaggccggggggtttcgcttccttccacataagtaagatccttcgctgggctatcagggacgcaaaggccagaatatcggcctctttcgcctcctgcactcccggctcttccgctacctcaaatatagctaacccccagcctggcttgacccggaccttcaccacctttgagatcacccttgccacgccccccccagtactcatccaatgccggacacgaccagaacatgtgtgtgtggttcgccgggcttcccaagcacctcccacacctgtcctccactccgaagaacctgctcagtcttgctcccgtcatatgtgctctgtgtagaaccttgaattgtaccaggctaagcctggcacacgaggacgaggaatttaccctacttagggcatcagcccacagcccctcctcaatctcctcccccagctcttcttcccattttcccttcagctcctctaccagcgccgcctcctcttctctcatctcctgatatatttcggacactttgccctccctgacccataccccggaaatcactctatcctggatcccctgtgtcgggagaagtggaaattccctcacctgttgcctcgtaaacgccctcacctgcatgtatctaaaaatattccccgggggcagctcatacttttcttcCAGCGCTCCTAGGCTCgtaaacgtcccgtcaataaacaaatctctcaatctcctaattcctgcccgatgccagttctggaaccctccgtccatccttcctgggacaaacctatggttgttcctgatcggggaccacaccgaggcacccgtcacccccctgtgtcgcctcaattgcccccagatccttaaggttgccaccaccactgggtttgtggtataccttttcggggagagcggcagcggcgccgtcaccagcgcctttaggctcattcccttacaggacgccatctccagcctcttccacgccgccccctctccctccctcatccacttacaaaccattgccacattggcggcccagtagtagtcgtccagattcgacaacgccagtccccctctgtccctgctacgctgcaggaaccccctccttaccctcggggtcttccctgcccacacgaaactcataacgctcctgtctattttcttgaaaaaggccttcgtgatcagaatggggagacattgaaacacaaaaagaaacctcgggaggaccatcatttttaccgcctgcactctgcccgccagtgagagcggcagcatatcccacctcttgaaatcctcctccatctgctccaccagccgcgtcagattgagtttgtgtagagttccccagctcctagttaccggaatccccaaatatcagaagCTCCTttacactctccttaacggcagagcgtctattcctcttccctgatccccagggtgtattacgaaaagctcactcttccccatatttagcctatatcccgaaaactctccaaactccctcaatatctgcataacctctgtcatcccctctacaggatccgccacatatagcagtaggtcaactgcgtagagtgacactcgatgttcctctccccctctaaccacccccctccatttcttagagtctcaacgctatggccagtggttcaattgccaacgcaaatagtaatggggacagggggcacccctgcctcgttcccctatgtaactgaaaatactccgatctttgccggtttgtgactacacttgccactggggccccatataggagtctgacccaactgacaaacccctccccgaacccaaacgtcttcaacacctcccatagatactccaactctaccctatcgaatgccttctctgcatccatcgccaccactatctctgcctccccctctgctgggggcatcatcatcacccccaacagccgtcgcacgttgacattcagttgtctcccctttacaaaccctgtctggtcttcatgcaccaccccgggacacaatcctcgatcctcgtcgctagcacttttgccagcaacttggcatctacattcaggagcgagataggcctatatgacccgcattgcagcggatccttatcccgcttcaggattagtgatatcgtcgcctctgacattgtcgggggtagtatcccctctTCTCTGGCctcaaaggttctcgccagcagcgaggccaacaggtccacatatttcctgtagaattcaaccgggaacccgtcaggtcccggggccatccctgcctgcatattccccagccctttagtcacctcatccacctcaattggcgcccccagacctgccacctcctgctcctccaccctcgggaaccttagttggtccaggaactgctgcatcccctcttttccctccgggggttgggacctatatagccgctcataaaaggtcttaatcacctcatttaccttccctgctctccgctccgtagttcccgtttcatccctaactcccccaatctctctcgccgctatcctcttgcgaagttggtgggccagcagccggctcgcctttttccCATAtttgtatctcatcccctgtgccttcctccactgtgcctctgcctttcctgtggtcagcaggtcaaactccgtctgaagtcttcgcctctctctatataatccttcatccggggcctccacatatcttttatccaccctcaaaatctcccccactaatctctccctttctttgccctcttttttctccttgtaagccctaatggagatcaactctcccctaaccaccgccttcagcgcttcccatactacccccacctggatctcaccatcatcattggcctccaggtacctctcaatacatccccgcacccttccacagaccccctcatccgccaataatcccacatcccgtcgccagagtgggcgctgctccctctcctctcctaattccagatcacccagtgcggggcatggtctgaaacggctatggccgaatactccgttcctgccaccttcgagatcagtgccctgctcaaaacaaagaaatctattcggtagtataccttgtggacatgggagaaaaaggagaactctttggccaacggcctagcaaatctccacggatccactccccccatttggtccataaacctaagcaccttggccgctgccggccttcttccggtcctggatctagaccggtctagccctggatccagcacagtattgaaatccccccccattaccaggcttcccatctccaggtccgggatacgtcccagcatccgcttcataaatcccgcgtcatcccagttcggggcatatacatttaccagcacaacctcctttccctgcaatctaccactcaccatcacgtatctacccccgttatccaccactatattcctagcctcgaacgacacccgtttccccaccaatatcgccacccccctattttttgcgtccaaccctgagtggaacacctgtcccacccatcctttccttaacctaacctgatccgccaccttcagatgcgtctcctgaagcatgaccacatctgccttcagtctttttaagtgcacgaacactcgggccctcttaatcagcccatttaggcctctcacattccacgtgatcagccggattggggggccacccgcccccaaccccgccgactagccatcccctgttctaggccagccccccgtccgggtcctgcgcacccacccatcccccaggcggcgccttcccgtcccgaccacctcttctcttgccagctcccactcgctcccatcagcagcaacccagttgattcctccccccccgctagatccccatctagcatggttactccccccatgatgcttccgaatgtcagctaactctaactcaccccggcttcccccgttctctccttgaccccctgtgcgtggaactctcttccttcctgcgcctatcttcccaccatcatctccctagcatgggaaaaaccccgcgctttcctggatcggccctgccccccatggcgcagctaccccattccccatcccccctctcagtccctttttccatcggtgcccacatttctcagtgtccccccatcaagaggagaaaaattccccgtctatcgtctcgatactataaacctcccattccccaatttacacttctgtacatcaacctcgttgtctcccccccaacatcagtccctcagtctggtccagtttctcttcttggatgaaggtccatgcctcatccgacgtttcaaagtagtagtgcttgccctggtgcgtgacccacaatcgcgccggctgcagcatcccaaattttattttcttcctgtgaagcaccgccttggtccgattaaagctcgccctccttctcgccacctccgcgctccagtcctgatacactcgtatcactgcattctcccacctgctaccccgtaccttcttggcccagctcaagacagcctctctgtccgtg
This portion of the Scyliorhinus torazame isolate Kashiwa2021f chromosome 5, sScyTor2.1, whole genome shotgun sequence genome encodes:
- the LOC140419757 gene encoding uncharacterized protein, translated to MEPESNIHKSEKPYICSVCGRGFSHSSGLSRHKRSHTLGKPWKCGDCEKEFNYPSELETHRRSHTGERPFSCSMCGKGFTALFILQSHQRIHTEEKPFSCSFCGKDFRQSSALTVHQRGHTGERPFICSLCGKGFTHSSVLLKHRRIHTGERPFKCSMCGKGFIQSSQLLTHQRIHTGERPFTCSLCGKGFTQLANLLTHERVHK